The following DNA comes from Rosa rugosa chromosome 5, drRosRugo1.1, whole genome shotgun sequence.
AATTCAGGTACTTGTGGTTGATATGGGACCACAAACTTATCCAAGAACTTCTTCTTATTGTATGTCATTAAGCTGTTGAAAGAAAAATCTCCCCTTGTTATTAAGCCCTTCATCAGGAGAACTCTAATAACTGAAGCCCTAGGTAGTATCCGATTCTCCAAACTATAAGTTAGGACAGTCGGATAATGAGCCAAATCTGCAGGCTGAACCAAAGCCATTTTGTTGACAATAAAATCCATTTTACTAGAAATATTCTTCTCTGTCATGTTCATAAAGAGGGGATTCTTACTAAATGCCACCAAAAAGTCATCTTCAGTCCAACCACACTTTTTATAGAAATCCATCTTTTGTGCCCATTTTGATGAATCCGTAGTGGAGATCACAAATAGTGCTTTCATGAACGTCGTTGATGTTGAAGGGTGGAATCCCAAACTCATgactttgttgacattttggtGAAACTTCTCTTTTTCAAGGGACATTACAAAGGGCTGACACGTCGCATAGTAAGAGATTGAAGACTCTGGCACCTTAAGTTTTCTCAGAACTGAAACATTCTGAGCAATGTTGCTTACTGATTTGACCGTCAACAGCTGATAGGAATTCTTAAAGAAATCAACAACCTCTAAGTCGGAAACAAGTATACTTTTGATGATATCATAACACGGCCTGAGATTTCTATCTACATTTCGTTTCAAAATACTTGGGTTGCTGCAAAGAGCCCGAGCAATGTCAATGCCTGAGAGGCCAATAGAACTGAAAAACTCTAGTTTGGGCAAAAGGGTCTTCTCAGGTTTAACCCCAAGCACTTCTGGGAATTTCTTAACAAGTTGGGATATGGATGTGTCATTGAATCCGTAGTGTTTCAGAAGCTTAATAACCGAGTCTGGTTTCTCTCTGGATTTGAAGTGTACCCTCTTCTTGGACAAAGAGAGAGCAACTTCTGGTGACAACCCACATGAGTTTACAAGGTATGAAACTGTAAAAGAGCCATCTTTCTCTTTGGGTTTATCTATTTCACTACCTAATAATGATTTGGATGAATATGATCGGCTAAAGTGAGATGCTTTGCGGAAGCAATGTAAACGGGTCACTGAATCAACAGAAGTGCTAAAACTTGGAAGCAGTAATTGCAATCTTTTACAGCAAAAACCAAACATAATTGCAGCAAAGAAATCAACTTTCTCTGAAATGGACTCACCGAATATGAATAGCTTTTCTGCTCAGTGCTCAGCTGAAACCAATGACCAATACTTCCTATTCCAATTTTCCAATTtgggggtttagggttttgatccTCCTCGGCTTTGTGTAAAATGAGAGGCAAAGACCCGAATAGCAAAAACAGGAGCTCCGAAATGTTCATGGGCCTCTCTTTCCTATCTCACTCTGCCCTGGTGAATACCCAATTGGGATTAATGCATCTAGTTCTCTTATATaaatgatatttttgtttttcaattgacTATTAAGTTATTTTACCATATAACTAAAGGATCAAAATCTTCCTACCTGCCGTTCTTGAGTGAGATTGGGTTGTTCTTGTAACCTTGATGAAGACATATCAGGTCCCCAACCAGGTTTTCAGACTTTGGGTGTAGAAATGAATATGATTACTGATTGATAGTCTTACGAAGCTCAGTTAATTTAGTGTTCAATGATGTAATTACTCTCCAACTTGTCACTTCCATAGAGCGTAAAATGTTTGTACTAGCCGTATGCCAGGACTCTTggctcttcttctttttctcctatTTTTGTTGCTGCATTGATCGCCCTTTCAACCAAAAGAATAGGTATCAAGGTCTAATGTCACTTTGCTCTGTTTCTTTTTATCTGAGAATCAGTCAGTTTGACAATATGGACCAAATTGCCCCATCTTTCAAAACCTGGGTATGCAATATGCTACCCAAGAGTCCAATTCACATTTTAAGCTTTTAAGTTTTCAACTATTAAACCAGCCTTGTAGTGTAAGGCCAGGACATTTTCTAATTTATATACTACACATGAGGAAAACATTACCATGAATATCAGGGTTCTCCAAACTTTGCACATTCCATATCAACATGTCTTCGTTCTCAATCAGTAGCAGAGTTCAAATTGCCGGTACAAATGTATCAAATCCAACCCGAGTGCATGTTCACGGTGCCACAGCACACTGTCTAGACTCTAAGTATGCATCTCTCAGAAATAGGAGGTTGAAGTGAAACATGAATCATGAATGGTAACTACTGTTAGATATAAAATCTTAAGGTACAATGAAATTGCCATTAGTAAATACACTGTAACAACTTACAACTCACTTATTCTTCTAGTTAACTGCCAGTCTTTTgcccaaataaaataaaacagaaaataaTTTAGGTCACGAAAGAACAGAATATGATCATGAAGACGCAGCAAGATGCAATCAGGATGTGCGGCAAATCAATGAACCCCAGTTGCAAAGCATGGCCAAACACGGGCAAGACCGTCTGCCACATAAGTGCACTCCCTCTGAAACATGCAACAATTTTGACATTCCAACAAAAGTTCACGCAAAAGATGGAAACAAGGGATCACCAGTAATAAGAGTAATCATAAAGTCTAAGTCGACTTCTACTAGCACATTATCAAAACTGTTCTCCCAACCAATTCTCGAGTAAACCTCACATTTCACTAATAACAATTCATAAACCCAAACTCCACTCCACCTGCAGTAAGGTGCCGTGAACAAAATCGAGAACCACCTTAAGCTTGGCAAAAGCTGGAGGAGGAGACAAGTGAACTAGGACTCCTTTTCTGAGAAGGGTGAACAGGAACTGATATCTGCCACAAATCAATCTACATATTCATATTTCTGAGCACTTGACTGTTTAGATATCACTTTTGACAAGGCAGAACAACATATAAGAAATGCTACTGAAAGTTGAAAAAAATAGCAAAATACGACCATTTGTGGCAGCAAAGCATACAATGCATCTGGCTCCTATGATTCTCTAAATCATCACATAAGAACAAAATAACACGGCACCATCCTGCGATTATTTAATTTTCCTCAAATCCTAATCCCAGTTCTGCAAGACCCATTTTCCCTTCAAAGATGCTGAGTAATTCAGGTACTTGCTCTTGATATTGCACCACAAACCTCTTCAAGAAGTTCTTCTTATTGAGGCCCAACAAAGTGTTGAAATTGAATTCTCCCCTTGTTATTAAACCCTTCAATAGGAGAACTCTAATAACTGAACACCTAGGTATTATCCATTTCTCCAAACTATAAGTTAGGACAGTCGGATAATGAGCCAAATCTGCAGGCTGAACCAAAGCCATTTGGTTGACAATAAAATCCATTTTACTAGAAATATTCTTCTCTGTCATGTTCATAAAGAAGGGATTCTTTCTAAATGCCGCCAAAAAGTCATCTTCACTCCAACCACACTTTTTATAGAAATCCATCCTTTCTGCCCATTTTGATGAATCAGTTATAGAGATCACAAATAGTGCTTTCATGAATGTCGTTGCATTCGAAGGGTGGAATCCCAAACTCATGACCCTCTTGACAGCTTCATGAAACTTCTCTTTTTCAAGGGACATTACAAAGGGCTGACACGTCGCATAGTAAGAGATTGAAGACTCTGGCACCTTAAGTTTTCTCAGAACTGAAACATTCTGAGCAATGTTGCTTACTGATTTGACCGTCAACAGCTGATAGGAATTCTTAAAGAAATCAACAACCTCTAAGTCGGAAACAAGTATACTTTTGATGATATCATAACACGGCCTGAGATTTCTATCTACATTTCGTTTCAAAATACTTGGGTTGCTGCAAAGAGCCCGAGCAATGTCAATGCCTGAGAGGCCAATAGAACTGAAAAACTCTAGTTTGGGCAAAAGGGTCTTCTCAGGTTTAACCCCAAGCACTTCTGGGAATTTCTTAACAAGTTGGGATATGTCGGTATCATTGAATCCATAGTGTTTCAGAAGCTTAATAACCGAATCTGGTTTCTCTCTGGATTTGAGGTGTACCCTCTTCTTGGACAAAGAGAGAGCGACTTCTGGTGACAACCCACATGAGTTTACAAGGTATGAAACTGTAAAAGAGCCATCTTTCTCTTGGGGTTTATCTATTTTACCAACTAATAACGATTTGGATGAATATGAACTGCTAAAGTGAGATGCTTTGCGGAAGCAATGTAAATGGGTCACTGAATCAACAGAAGTGCTACAACTTGGAAGCAGTAATTGCAATCTTTTACAGCAAAAACCAAACATAATTGCAGCAAAGAAATCAACTTTCTCTGAGAGGGACTAACCGAATTTGAATAGCTTCTCTGCTCAGTGCTCAGCTTCAACCGACGACCAATTGGTGATGCATTGCTTGCTTTCTATTCCAATTTTCCAATTTGGGGGTTTAGGGTCTCACTCCAATTTACTTACTATACTGCAATGTAATCACCTCCCCTAAGTAGCTTTTACTTCTCGGTAAAATGTTCATGGGCCCGATCACTGCCCCTacgtataattttttttttcatttttttaagttACATAAGAATTAATTGaccaatattaaaaaaaaaaattaccaaataAATAAAGGATCAAGATATTCTTGCATGATTTTCTTGGGTCAGACTTGATTGTTCTCGTTACCTTGATGAACAACATGGATCCGTGTTATATTTTCTAGTTTCTTTGGCTTTTAAGTATTGAACGGTGTTTGTAAGATCTTCCAAACACAGAAATTTCAGCCTTCATCAGTCATCAAAATAGTAAGTTATGCACTATTTCTTTAGTAAGAACAACAAGTTTTGAGGAAAATTCTTCTTATCGTATTTCAAATTAAATGAAAATGACATGATTGCGATACTAAAGAAAGCAAAAAAGGAAAGAATTAATATTGATATTTGAATAAGCAGCAACAAAAGAATTAGTAAAGGAAATTTTGGACCCTTGATGTTTAGACGGTTGGCCCAAAGTAAGCATCACAATGACATTATCTCATGCTTGAAGGGTTTCGGTCCCCCCCCCTCATAATGACATTATTTCATGGTCTATGGTGCCTGAGCAGGTATGGCTAATTGGACATTTTGGTACATACTCTTCAAAAGATGACAATTTGATACCTGAATTTAGGTTTCATTTAACACTTTGGTACCTCTGTTAATTTATCTGTCAAATAAAAGGATAAAACtaacatttagaatatatgtataaaaataaaattaaaaacatgagttttgtGGGTTGATGGCCATTTTTCATCATTTTATGGGTATGAATTCATGCTTATGGgttatgttgaaggtgaaatattATGTTTAAGAAATATAGTAATCATCATTTGAACACCCACGAGACTACTCCACCGAACTATGTCTAATCTACCGAAAGTAGTCTCGTGAGTGTTCAAATCATGACGAATAAAttttttaaacataaaattcaattatgtcaTCTTAACACAACCCAAAATCATTAATTCATGTTCATTTTCTCCCAAACGACCCAAAAAATGATGAAGACCCACAAGCTCatattctatatatatacacacacacacacacacacacatatattctaaatgtcaattttatccttacatttaatAGAAAAAGTTAACATAAGTACCAAACTGCCAAACGAAGTCTAAGTTAATTTGATAAATTGTCCTCTTTTGAAGACTAGGTACCAAAGTGTCCAATTGGCcatacctcaggtaccatagaAGGAATTTACTCAAGAATAAAAGATGCAAATATTTTCATCAAAGTTTAGTTTGATAAAATTGGCAGAGGAGGATCTCATCCAATTTTCATCCTGAATTTATTCACAGATATTCTTTTAGCATTATAAAAGTCTATTAGAAAACTTTTAGTATGATGCACTCCCCTCTTGAATATTCATGGCAATGTATTCTCTAGTAGGTACGacattttgactttttttttttttttgaaatagggaCAGTACGGTTACTCTCAAGCCTTgctcattaatgaaactgcagaatacatggAAGGGACATTTTGCCTAAACCCCAAAAtgcaataagcataaagagaacatcccgaGATAATAACAGGAGGAGTCTCAACTAAacatatgtattctaacaagtaCCAATTAGCGAAGAATGCACCGTTGTCTACTCTATTCACTTTACAATTGCAGTGACACACCGGAAAGATATTGCTCATGGGGAGCCATAATTTACTAATATTATcagttttcccactatgttACCACCGGAAACACAATCCGATAgcacttagtttcatcctgccactaggaggttacgaccatttgacgaagcaaggaactcgccgcctaaccagagcagacaaggcacacaaggtgtgcAATCCGGGACAAAGCCCACGTCACCTTTCCACAATacagtagggacttattgccgaCATAAAGCCAGAtttaactaaaaataaaaaccaacataaataaaaaaacattaaaatcaAAATTAGCCCAATCTGGGCCCAATGTCGTAGTCCAAGTCCATAGTCTAACCAAGAGGGTAAAGAGGGACAGGCCCACCGGCCCAACCCAAATCGCCATCGTCGCCACCTTGAACCACCATTGTTGTCCGATCACCATCTCCAGCGCCCCGCCACCGGCATGACCCACCCAACTAGATATGGAGCGTCCAACTCCCACCAGAGCCACGAACAAGGCAGAAATCAAAACCATAGCGTCCCCAGACCAGGACAAACTGGAACTCCAATCCCATCCTCCACCTCTTCCCACTCCCACCAAACCCATTGATCCAGACGTCCACCGCGTCCTCAGCCCCAGACCATATCGAATCAGAAAACCAATCCAAACGACCACCGCGCCCCCAATCTCACAACCGCCTCGGTGACAATGTAACGACTACCCGTTTAGGCTACCACTAGGCTCTACTGACCCCCTCAAACTCATGTTTAGAACCTCAACTTGTCAACCAGACCCCGAATACCACACTAGGCCAAGCAGACAACGAATTGACAGCAGCCCGTCCAATGACGACATCCAAGGGATGCGCCGCCGGATGGAGGAAGAGAAACAATTGAGGTTTGCAGGCGCGTGTAGGCACGTTCTCTAAACTAGGGTTTCCATAAATTTACTGCTCCATCTTGACTTTCTTTTAAAAACATGGATATCCTTTTATAAATGGGGCTCTAATGAGGACCATTAAATTGATGACTAGTTGAaaactttctaatcaacggttgTGGGACTctcttttcgatcatatttcgGCAAATGAAcagttagatgtttagatattcatgagtagatcatttctgcaagttttcaaccaaattgataatcgttaagtcattcataatcgtgatttacctTTTATTACTATGAATAGTTTagatttgacagatttggttcgtctattgatttgatctagttcggtaccttaacgattatcaatttgaaagaaattttttagaaatgatctactcatgcatacctAAACATATAACAGTTGATTTGCtgaaatgtaatcgaaaagtgggtctttcaaaccgttgattagaaagttcTAAACTAATCCTTATTTTAAAGGCCTCATTAGAGCATCTCCCATCCTTTTATTAGATCCCTATCATAAACATTAGTACAAAACTTTACCTAAAAGtcctaggggtcatcatttagcCCGCGGGCCTGAAAGCCCATGGGTGCTCGGCCAGCCCAGTGGGCAAAAGCCCAGCCCGGCCCGCAACAAAGCCCATCTCGGGCCTGCCCATTGGGCACAAGGCAGGGCTAGGGCGGAGGGTTCAAAGCTCAGGCTCGGCCCGCGGCCTGACCCATTAAAGCCCACCCGGCCCGACCCTATAAGCCCAGCCCAAAAACCCATTCAATTataatattaatattttttttctatgtAGTTATATTGAACTAATTATAGCATTAGGCCatattttcctttaattttgtattttattttgttcaaGTCGTCAATGGGCACTATCCTTCCAGCTATGCATTTAGTTTTCTGGTAAGGAAAGAGGGGAGCCTAACATACTTCTGTAACTTCGAGTTCTATGCTGGAAATCACAACTTAGTTGTATACAAACAAAAACCAGGTGTACCAACTGGGGTGATAAATGCTCTGTGGAAAATAAGACGCGAGGAAACATGTTTGTATAACCCCAACACAAGTTTATGATTGTACTCCGTGGTCTAACTGGTGGTTGTAATCTCTATGTATTTTATATCGCATAAATATTCGAAGAACTTTATTAGTTCTTCGAGttcatgaaaataaaaatatgtaaCACTTCAGTCATTTTTGAAAAGAGagaattttaagaacagtacatgaacttaagTCCACTCCTAATTTTGGTGGCCAACGTTTATATAACCCAAAATAAGTACATGAACTTTTAATCCCGACCCAGTATTCATACATGTCGTTACTAACACCGTTAACATCTATGCCACGTGGCATATTAATAAGGCATAGGTGTTAACGGTGTTAGTGACGGTATGTATGAAAACTGGGTCGGGATTAAAAGTTCATGTACTTATTTTGGGTTATATAAACGTTGGCCACCAAAATTCGGagtggccttaagttcatgtactgttcttaaaaatttcccttttgaaaatttatattAAGTTAACGACAAAATAATAAATAGCAAAATTAAgaattaaataaaataatatttggCTTTAAATTAAACCAAGAGAAATACTGCTCAGTGCGGGGACCATTAAATTTTTGACTGGCTATCTCATAATGATGATAGTTTTTTAACTCAGGCCCCACAAATAGGTATCACAGCCAAGGTGAATTTGGTAATACTCAAGATGTCTAGCCCAGAATTTATCAGGACTATTCCACTCTGGCCGAGGGTCCTAACCTTTAATTGTCAATGTTTTCATGGACAATAAAAGCCTTTACTACCTAGTTTTGGATCCGTGTTTTGGTGGTGGTTTGCTAATAAGTACGGGCAGTGGCAGCGGCCGTCATCCTTTGGCCGCCCTGTGGGTTGCTCCTGCCTAGTTTGGGGTCAGAGAAAAGTCTTAACCGTTGTTTTGACGGAAATTGACGTGCTTATGGCCTTCTAGGAGGTATTTCCTGTCAGGTTTGGTTTTGGATGCGGTGGCGTTTTGGAGCGGCAGCGGAAATGACGGTGGTGGATTTCTTTAGTCCTAGGTCTGTCTGTCCAATGTGCCTGTTGGTCGGGTTCGAATCAACGCCAAGTGTTGACTGGTCGATCAATGCTGGCCAGGTGGATTATGGGTGGGACTTGGGAGGTAG
Coding sequences within:
- the LOC133710805 gene encoding transcription termination factor MTERF2, chloroplastic-like; translation: MFGFCCKRLQLLLPSFSTSVDSVTRLHCFRKASHFSRSYSSKSLLGSEIDKPKEKDGSFTVSYLVNSCGLSPEVALSLSKKRVHFKSREKPDSVIKLLKHYGFNDTSISQLVKKFPEVLGVKPEKTLLPKLEFFSSIGLSGIDIARALCSNPSILKRNVDRNLRPCYDIIKSILVSDLEVVDFFKNSYQLLTVKSVSNIAQNVSVLRKLKVPESSISYYATCQPFVMSLEKEKFHQNVNKVMSLGFHPSTSTTFMKALFVISTTDSSKWAQKMDFYKKCGWTEDDFLVAFSKNPLFMNMTEKNISSKMDFIVNKMALVQPADLAHYPTVLTYSLENRILPRASVIRVLLMKGLITRGDFSFNSLMTYNKKKFLDKFVVPYQPQVPELLSIFAGKMGLVELGIRV
- the LOC133709928 gene encoding transcription termination factor MTERF6, chloroplastic/mitochondrial-like gives rise to the protein MFGFCCKRLQLLLPSCSTSVDSVTHLHCFRKASHFSSSYSSKSLLVGKIDKPQEKDGSFTVSYLVNSCGLSPEVALSLSKKRVHLKSREKPDSVIKLLKHYGFNDTDISQLVKKFPEVLGVKPEKTLLPKLEFFSSIGLSGIDIARALCSNPSILKRNVDRNLRPCYDIIKSILVSDLEVVDFFKNSYQLLTVKSVSNIAQNVSVLRKLKVPESSISYYATCQPFVMSLEKEKFHEAVKRVMSLGFHPSNATTFMKALFVISITDSSKWAERMDFYKKCGWSEDDFLAAFRKNPFFMNMTEKNISSKMDFIVNQMALVQPADLAHYPTVLTYSLEKWIIPRCSVIRVLLLKGLITRGEFNFNTLLGLNKKNFLKRFVVQYQEQVPELLSIFEGKMGLAELGLGFEEN